The following are encoded in a window of Streptococcus pasteurianus genomic DNA:
- the purD gene encoding phosphoribosylamine--glycine ligase, producing the protein MKLLVVGSGGREHAIAKKLLESPQVNQVFVAPGNDGMTLDGLDLVNIGITEHSKLIDFAKANDIAWTFIGPDDALATGIVDDFNAAGLKAFGPSKAAAELEWSKDFAKSIMAKYHVPTAAYGTFSDFEQAKSYIEEHGAPIVVKADGLALGKGVVVAETVEQAIEAAHEMLLDNKFGDSGARVVIEEFLDGEEFSLFAFVNGDKFYIMPTAQDHKRAFDDDKGPNTGGMGAYAPVPHLPQSVVDTAVETIVKPVLNGMIAEGRPYLGVLYAGLILTADGPKVIEFNSRFGDPETQVILPRLTSDFAQNITDILDGKAPEITWTDKGVTLGVVVASEGYPVAYEKGVRLPEKTSGDIITYYAGAKFADDKALLSNGGRVYMLVTTKEDVKSAQDAIYAELATQDTTGLFYRNDIGSKAIGR; encoded by the coding sequence ATGAAACTTTTAGTTGTTGGCTCTGGTGGGCGCGAGCACGCTATTGCTAAGAAGCTGTTGGAATCTCCTCAAGTGAATCAGGTTTTTGTAGCACCTGGTAATGATGGCATGACACTTGATGGACTTGATTTGGTAAATATCGGTATTACCGAACATTCTAAGCTGATTGATTTTGCGAAAGCTAATGATATTGCTTGGACATTTATCGGACCTGATGATGCTTTGGCTACAGGAATCGTTGATGATTTTAATGCTGCTGGTTTGAAAGCATTTGGACCAAGTAAAGCAGCTGCAGAGCTTGAATGGTCTAAAGATTTTGCTAAATCAATCATGGCTAAATACCATGTTCCAACAGCTGCTTACGGCACTTTCTCAGATTTTGAGCAAGCAAAGAGCTATATTGAAGAACACGGTGCACCAATTGTTGTTAAGGCTGACGGTTTGGCGCTTGGTAAAGGTGTTGTCGTTGCCGAAACAGTAGAACAAGCGATCGAAGCGGCGCATGAAATGTTGCTTGATAATAAATTTGGTGATTCTGGTGCGCGTGTGGTCATTGAAGAATTTCTTGATGGTGAAGAATTTTCATTATTTGCCTTTGTTAATGGTGATAAATTCTATATCATGCCAACTGCACAAGACCACAAACGTGCTTTTGATGACGATAAAGGTCCTAATACTGGTGGTATGGGAGCTTATGCACCAGTTCCACATTTGCCACAAAGTGTTGTTGACACAGCTGTAGAAACAATTGTGAAGCCAGTTCTTAATGGTATGATTGCGGAAGGGCGTCCATATCTTGGTGTTCTTTATGCAGGACTTATTTTGACAGCTGATGGTCCAAAAGTTATCGAATTTAACTCACGTTTTGGTGACCCTGAAACCCAAGTTATCTTACCACGTTTGACATCTGATTTTGCTCAAAATATCACTGACATTTTAGATGGCAAAGCTCCAGAAATCACTTGGACAGACAAAGGGGTCACTCTTGGTGTTGTTGTGGCTTCAGAAGGTTATCCAGTTGCTTATGAAAAAGGTGTCCGCCTTCCAGAGAAAACGTCAGGTGATATTATCACTTATTATGCAGGTGCTAAATTTGCTGATGATAAAGCACTTCTTTCAAATGGTGGTCGGGTTTACATGTTGGTAACAACTAAGGAAGATGTTAAATCAGCACAAGATGCTATCTATGCTGAACTTGCAACTCAAGACACAACAGGTCTTTTCTATCGAAACGATATCGGAAGCAAAGCTATTGGACGTTAA
- a CDS encoding DUF523 domain-containing protein, with product MDVKPKCILVSACLLGERCKYNGGHNYNQALVDYVVDKDVIAVCPEVLAGLPTPREPVELRDGRVVDVAGNCYDEMFEKGIKRCLDEMAGKSIDLAILQSRSPSCGVNQVYDGNFSGQKVAGSGLFAQKLKELGYHVVDVEDIKQLEGK from the coding sequence TTGGACGTTAAACCAAAATGTATTTTAGTCAGCGCTTGTCTTTTGGGCGAAAGATGTAAGTATAACGGAGGTCATAATTACAATCAAGCCCTTGTAGATTATGTTGTTGACAAAGATGTGATAGCTGTTTGTCCAGAAGTGTTAGCAGGTTTGCCTACACCACGAGAACCAGTTGAATTGCGTGACGGTCGTGTTGTTGATGTTGCTGGTAATTGTTATGATGAGATGTTTGAAAAGGGCATTAAGCGTTGTCTAGATGAAATGGCTGGAAAGTCAATTGATTTAGCAATTTTACAATCACGCAGTCCGTCATGTGGTGTTAATCAAGTCTATGATGGAAACTTTTCTGGACAAAAAGTGGCAGGTAGTGGGCTCTTTGCTCAAAAATTAAAAGAACTTGGCTATCATGTTGTTGATGTTGAAGATATAAAACAATTGGAAGGAAAATAA
- the purB gene encoding adenylosuccinate lyase yields MIDRYSRPEMAAIWSEENKYKAWLEVEILADEAWAELGEIPKEDVAKIRANASFDVDRILEIEQQTRHDVVAFTRAVSESLGQERKWVHYGLTSTDVVDTAYGYLYKQANEIIRKDLHNFLEIIANKAKEHKFTIMMGRTHGVHAEPTTFGLKLATWYSEMKRNIERFEHAAAGVEAGKISGAVGNFANIPPFVEAYVCEKLGIRAQEISTQVLPRDLHAEYFAVLASIATSIERMATEIRGLQKSEQREVEEFFAKGQKGSSAMPHKRNPIGSENMTGLARVVRGHMVTAYENVSLWHERDISHSSAERIISPDTTILIDYMLNRFGNIVKNLTVFPENMIRNMGSTFGLIFSQRVMLKLIEKGMTREQAYDLVQPKTAYSWDNQVDFKPLLEADEEVTSRLTQEEIDELFNPSYYTKRVDEIFNRIGLGD; encoded by the coding sequence ATGATCGATCGTTATTCACGCCCTGAGATGGCGGCAATTTGGAGTGAAGAAAACAAATACAAAGCTTGGCTTGAAGTTGAAATTTTGGCTGACGAAGCTTGGGCTGAACTGGGAGAAATTCCTAAAGAGGATGTCGCTAAAATCCGTGCCAATGCAAGCTTTGACGTTGACCGTATTTTAGAAATTGAACAACAAACACGTCACGACGTTGTGGCATTCACTCGTGCAGTTTCTGAAAGTCTTGGGCAAGAACGTAAATGGGTGCACTATGGCTTGACATCAACTGACGTTGTTGATACAGCTTATGGTTACCTTTACAAACAAGCTAATGAAATCATCCGCAAAGATTTGCATAATTTCCTTGAAATCATTGCTAACAAAGCTAAAGAACATAAATTTACAATCATGATGGGACGTACTCACGGTGTCCATGCTGAGCCAACTACCTTTGGTTTGAAATTGGCAACTTGGTACAGTGAAATGAAACGTAACATCGAACGTTTTGAACACGCTGCTGCTGGTGTTGAAGCTGGTAAAATCTCAGGTGCTGTTGGTAACTTCGCTAACATTCCACCATTTGTTGAAGCTTATGTGTGTGAAAAACTTGGTATTCGTGCACAAGAAATTTCAACACAAGTTCTTCCGCGTGACCTTCATGCAGAATACTTTGCAGTTCTTGCTAGCATTGCAACATCAATTGAACGTATGGCAACTGAAATCCGTGGTCTGCAAAAATCTGAACAACGTGAAGTTGAAGAATTTTTCGCTAAGGGGCAAAAAGGTAGCTCAGCTATGCCTCACAAACGCAATCCAATCGGTTCAGAAAATATGACAGGTCTTGCACGTGTTGTTCGTGGTCATATGGTAACAGCTTACGAAAATGTGTCACTTTGGCATGAACGTGATATCTCTCACTCATCTGCTGAACGTATTATCTCACCAGATACTACAATCCTTATTGATTACATGCTTAACCGTTTTGGCAATATCGTGAAAAATTTGACTGTTTTCCCAGAAAACATGATTCGCAACATGGGGTCTACTTTTGGTCTTATTTTCAGCCAACGTGTAATGCTTAAATTGATTGAAAAAGGAATGACACGTGAACAAGCTTATGACCTTGTTCAACCTAAGACAGCTTATTCTTGGGATAACCAAGTTGACTTCAAACCACTTCTTGAAGCTGATGAAGAAGTTACTTCACGTTTAACACAAGAAGAAATCGATGAATTGTTCAATCCATCATACTACACTAAACGTGTTGATGAGATCTTTAACCGTATCGGTTTAGGAGATTAA
- the purH gene encoding bifunctional phosphoribosylaminoimidazolecarboxamide formyltransferase/IMP cyclohydrolase, producing MTKRALISVSDKAGIVEFAQELKKLGWDIISTGGTKVALDKAGVDTIAIDDVTGFPEMMDGRVKTLHPNIHGGLLARRDLDSHLQAAKDNHIELIDLVVVNLYPFKETILKPEVTYADAVENIDIGGPSMLRSAAKNHASVTVVVDPADYAVVLDELSANGDTSFEIRQRLAAKVFRHTAAYDALIAEYFTKQVGETKPEKLTITYDLKQPMRYGENPQQDADFYQKALPTDYSIASAKQLNGKELSFNNIRDADAAIRIIRDFKDRPTVVALKHMNPCGIGQADDIETAWDYAYESDPVSIFGGIVVLNREVDAATAKKMHAIFLEIIIAPSYSEEALEILTTKKKNLRILQLPFEAQEASQVEKEYTGVVGGLLVQNQDVVEENPADWKVVTKRQPNDQEKTALEFAWKAIKYVKSNGIIVTNDHMTLGVGPGQTNRVASVRIALDQAKDRLDGAVLASDAFFPFADNVEEIAAAGVKAIIQPGGSVRDQESIDMADKYGISMVFTGVRHFRH from the coding sequence ATGACAAAACGTGCACTAATTAGTGTTTCTGATAAAGCGGGCATTGTTGAATTTGCTCAAGAATTGAAAAAACTTGGTTGGGATATTATCTCGACTGGTGGAACAAAAGTTGCGCTTGATAAAGCAGGTGTTGACACTATCGCGATTGATGATGTGACTGGCTTCCCAGAAATGATGGACGGTCGTGTGAAAACACTTCATCCAAATATTCATGGTGGTCTTTTGGCTCGTCGTGACCTTGACAGCCACCTTCAAGCTGCAAAAGATAACCACATTGAATTGATTGATCTTGTTGTGGTTAACCTTTACCCATTCAAAGAAACAATCTTGAAACCAGAAGTGACTTACGCTGATGCGGTTGAAAATATTGATATCGGTGGTCCTTCAATGCTTCGCTCTGCTGCTAAAAACCATGCTAGTGTAACAGTTGTCGTTGATCCAGCTGACTACGCTGTTGTTTTAGATGAATTGTCAGCTAATGGTGACACAAGCTTTGAAATTCGTCAACGTTTGGCAGCAAAAGTTTTCCGTCATACAGCAGCTTATGATGCTTTAATTGCAGAATATTTCACAAAACAAGTTGGTGAAACAAAACCTGAAAAACTCACAATCACTTACGATTTGAAACAACCAATGCGTTATGGTGAAAATCCTCAACAAGACGCTGATTTCTATCAAAAAGCTTTGCCAACAGATTATTCAATTGCTTCTGCTAAGCAATTGAATGGTAAAGAATTGTCATTTAACAACATCCGCGACGCTGACGCTGCAATCCGCATTATCCGTGACTTCAAAGACCGTCCGACTGTTGTTGCCCTTAAACACATGAACCCGTGTGGTATCGGACAAGCTGATGATATTGAAACAGCTTGGGACTATGCTTATGAATCAGACCCAGTTTCAATCTTTGGTGGAATTGTTGTACTTAACCGTGAAGTTGACGCCGCAACAGCTAAGAAAATGCACGCTATCTTCCTTGAAATCATCATTGCACCAAGTTATTCAGAAGAAGCCCTTGAAATCTTGACAACTAAGAAGAAAAACTTGCGTATTCTTCAATTGCCATTTGAAGCTCAAGAGGCTAGCCAAGTTGAAAAAGAATACACTGGTGTTGTCGGTGGGCTTTTGGTTCAAAACCAAGATGTTGTCGAAGAAAATCCAGCTGATTGGAAAGTTGTAACAAAACGTCAACCAAACGACCAAGAAAAAACAGCGCTTGAATTTGCTTGGAAAGCTATCAAATACGTGAAATCTAACGGTATCATTGTGACAAATGACCACATGACACTTGGGGTTGGTCCTGGTCAAACAAACCGTGTAGCTTCTGTTCGTATCGCTCTTGACCAAGCCAAAGACCGTCTTGACGGTGCTGTTCTTGCTAGTGATGCCTTCTTCCCATTTGCGGATAACGTTGAAGAAATTGCTGCAGCAGGCGTGAAAGCAATTATCCAACCTGGCGGTTCAGTCCGTGATCAAGAATCTATCGATATGGCTGATAAATACGGCATTTCCATGGTATTTACAGGTGTTCGTCACTTCCGTCATTAA
- the purF gene encoding amidophosphoribosyltransferase, protein MTYEVKSLNEECGVFGIWGHPQAAQVTYFGLHSLQHRGQEGAGIVTNDNGKLLQHRNTGLLSEVFKNPADLEKLTGTAAIGHVRYATAGSASINNIQPFLYNFTDEQFGLCHNGNLTNAVSLKKELEDQGAIFNASSDTEILMHLIRRSHNPEFIGKVKEALNTVKGGFAYLLMTEDKLIAALDPNGFRPLSIGQMANGAWVVSSETCAFEVVGAKWVRDVKPGELVIIDDNGIQYDTYTNDTQLAICSMEYIYFARPDSDIYGVNVHTARKNMGKRLAQEFQHEADIVVGVPNSSLSAAMGFAEESGLPNEMGLVKNQYTQRTFIQPTQELREQGVRMKLSAVSGVVKGKRVVMVDDSIVRGTTSRRIVRLLREAGATEVHVAIGSPELKYPCFYGIDIQNRRELISANHTKDEVCEIIGADSLTYLSIDGLIESIGLDTDAPNGGLCVAYFDGKYPTPLYDYEEPYLKSLEEKTSFYIHEVNENK, encoded by the coding sequence ATGACATACGAAGTTAAATCTCTAAATGAAGAATGTGGTGTTTTTGGGATTTGGGGGCACCCTCAAGCAGCTCAAGTGACTTATTTTGGACTCCACAGTCTTCAACACCGCGGTCAAGAAGGTGCTGGTATCGTCACAAACGATAACGGCAAACTTCTTCAACACCGTAATACTGGTCTTCTTTCAGAAGTATTTAAAAATCCTGCTGATTTGGAAAAATTAACAGGAACTGCAGCTATTGGTCATGTTCGCTATGCGACTGCTGGCTCTGCGTCTATTAATAATATTCAACCATTTCTTTACAACTTTACAGACGAGCAATTTGGGCTTTGTCACAATGGTAATTTGACAAATGCAGTATCATTGAAAAAAGAATTGGAAGACCAAGGGGCGATTTTTAATGCCTCATCTGATACTGAAATTCTAATGCATTTGATTCGTCGTAGCCATAATCCTGAGTTTATCGGTAAAGTTAAAGAAGCGTTGAACACTGTCAAAGGTGGCTTTGCTTATCTTTTGATGACAGAAGATAAATTGATTGCTGCGCTTGACCCAAATGGTTTTCGTCCGTTATCAATTGGGCAAATGGCAAATGGTGCTTGGGTAGTATCAAGCGAAACGTGTGCCTTTGAAGTGGTTGGTGCTAAATGGGTTCGTGATGTAAAACCAGGAGAACTTGTTATCATTGATGACAATGGTATTCAGTATGACACTTACACAAATGATACACAGCTTGCTATCTGTTCAATGGAATATATCTATTTTGCACGTCCTGACAGTGATATTTATGGTGTCAATGTTCACACGGCTCGTAAAAATATGGGGAAACGTTTGGCACAGGAATTTCAACATGAAGCTGATATTGTTGTTGGTGTACCGAATTCATCACTTTCAGCAGCGATGGGTTTTGCTGAAGAATCAGGTCTCCCAAATGAAATGGGCTTGGTGAAAAATCAGTACACACAACGTACTTTCATTCAACCGACACAAGAGTTGCGTGAGCAAGGTGTTCGCATGAAGCTCTCAGCCGTATCTGGTGTTGTTAAAGGTAAGCGCGTGGTCATGGTTGATGATTCTATCGTGCGTGGAACTACATCACGCCGTATCGTTCGTTTGCTTCGTGAAGCTGGTGCGACAGAAGTTCATGTGGCAATCGGTAGTCCAGAATTGAAATACCCATGTTTCTACGGTATCGATATTCAAAATCGTCGTGAATTGATTTCAGCTAACCACACTAAAGATGAAGTTTGTGAGATTATCGGTGCTGATAGCTTGACTTACTTGTCAATTGACGGTTTGATTGAATCAATCGGTCTTGATACAGATGCGCCTAATGGTGGTTTGTGTGTGGCTTACTTTGACGGTAAGTATCCAACACCACTTTACGATTACGAAGAACCTTACCTCAAGAGCTTAGAAGAAAAAACAAGCTTCTATATTCATGAAGTTAATGAAAATAAATAG
- the purE gene encoding 5-(carboxyamino)imidazole ribonucleotide mutase: MKPLISVIMGSKSDWATMKKTAEVLDQFGVAYEKKVVSAHRTPDLMFKHAEEARGRGIKVIIAGAGGAAHLPGMVAAKTTLPVIGVPVKSRALSGLDSLYSIVQMPGGVPVATMAIGESGATNAALTALRILAIEDTELAEKLENYALEQGKVAEASTDELD; the protein is encoded by the coding sequence ATGAAACCATTAATTTCAGTTATCATGGGTAGTAAATCTGATTGGGCTACCATGAAAAAAACAGCAGAGGTACTTGATCAATTTGGTGTGGCGTATGAAAAGAAAGTTGTTTCTGCGCACCGTACACCAGATTTGATGTTTAAACACGCCGAAGAAGCACGAGGGCGTGGTATTAAGGTGATTATTGCTGGTGCTGGTGGTGCTGCTCATTTGCCTGGTATGGTCGCAGCTAAAACAACACTTCCAGTTATTGGTGTTCCTGTGAAATCACGCGCGCTTAGCGGACTGGATTCGCTTTATTCAATCGTTCAAATGCCTGGCGGAGTGCCTGTGGCAACTATGGCTATCGGAGAGTCAGGAGCAACTAATGCTGCCCTAACAGCTCTTCGTATTTTGGCAATTGAAGATACTGAATTGGCAGAAAAACTAGAAAACTATGCACTTGAACAAGGTAAAGTTGCGGAGGCTTCAACAGATGAACTCGACTAA
- a CDS encoding low molecular weight protein-tyrosine-phosphatase has translation MKKVCFVCLGNICRSPMAEFVMKDLSGTESWLIESRATSGWEHGNPIHHGTQSIFKKHNISYDRHKSSQQISRKDFYDFDVIIGMDAENVADLKHMSQGKYDDKIFLFVKGGVPDPWFTGDFDATYDLVKCGCEQWLTRLKNS, from the coding sequence ATGAAAAAAGTATGTTTTGTTTGTCTAGGAAATATTTGTCGTAGTCCAATGGCTGAATTTGTGATGAAAGATTTATCTGGTACTGAAAGTTGGCTTATTGAAAGCCGTGCAACTTCTGGCTGGGAACATGGTAATCCCATTCATCATGGAACGCAAAGTATTTTTAAAAAGCATAACATTAGTTATGACAGGCACAAGTCATCTCAACAGATTTCGCGCAAAGATTTCTATGATTTTGATGTTATTATTGGTATGGATGCGGAAAATGTTGCAGATTTGAAACATATGTCACAAGGAAAGTATGATGACAAAATCTTTCTTTTTGTAAAAGGTGGTGTACCAGATCCTTGGTTTACAGGTGATTTTGATGCGACCTATGATTTGGTTAAGTGTGGTTGTGAACAATGGCTAACGCGGCTAAAAAATTCTTAA
- a CDS encoding helix-turn-helix domain-containing protein, whose protein sequence is MEKFGIKVRALREKKGISREEFCGDETELSVRQLARIEKGQSVPTLNKVGYIAKVLGVTIGELTDGKNLELSTRYKELKYLLLRTPTYGDEERLKRQTSYFDEISEKYYEVIPEEERLIIDCLQSKLDVHFSDDVNFGEGILNDYFDQVIRKKNFQINDLVLIDLYFACLASAKSFVGIYSLDLYDKLMECLLDQENLSPETSLILNNVLLNNVDLVLRFHRESFMKRIIIKSDTIMTSVHDFQRRPVLSLVEWKYYLQFKKDFLAAQKSYSNAILFANLIGDTYLENKLIEEWNNDTT, encoded by the coding sequence TTGGAAAAGTTTGGGATTAAAGTACGTGCATTAAGAGAGAAAAAGGGAATTTCACGTGAGGAATTCTGTGGTGATGAAACAGAATTGTCTGTGAGACAGCTAGCTAGAATTGAAAAAGGACAATCTGTCCCGACTCTTAATAAGGTGGGATATATTGCAAAAGTATTGGGAGTAACCATTGGTGAGTTAACTGATGGTAAAAATTTAGAACTTTCCACTAGGTATAAGGAGTTAAAGTATTTATTATTACGAACACCGACCTATGGGGATGAGGAACGTCTTAAGAGACAAACTTCATATTTTGATGAAATTTCGGAAAAGTACTATGAAGTTATACCTGAAGAAGAACGTTTAATTATTGATTGTTTACAATCGAAGCTTGATGTTCATTTCAGTGATGATGTTAATTTTGGTGAAGGAATTTTAAATGATTACTTTGACCAAGTTATACGAAAGAAGAACTTTCAAATTAATGATTTAGTTTTGATAGATTTATATTTTGCTTGCCTTGCTTCTGCTAAATCGTTTGTGGGAATCTATAGCTTAGATTTGTATGATAAATTAATGGAGTGTTTACTAGATCAAGAAAATCTTTCACCAGAAACTTCTTTGATTTTAAATAATGTTTTGTTAAATAATGTAGATTTGGTTTTACGATTCCATAGAGAATCTTTTATGAAACGAATTATTATAAAAAGTGACACTATCATGACAAGTGTTCATGATTTTCAAAGACGTCCAGTTTTAAGTTTAGTTGAGTGGAAATATTATTTACAATTTAAAAAAGATTTTTTAGCGGCACAAAAATCTTACTCCAATGCTATTTTATTTGCTAACTTAATTGGAGATACTTATTTGGAAAATAAGTTAATAGAAGAATGGAATAATGACACAACATGA
- the purN gene encoding phosphoribosylglycinamide formyltransferase, with amino-acid sequence MKKIAVFASGNGSNFQVIAEQFPVEFVFSDHRDAYVLERAEKLGVTAHAFELKEFDNKVAYEEAIVTLLEKYDIDLICLAGYMKIVGPTLLAAYEGRIINIHPAYLPEFPGAHGIDDAWEAGVDQSGVTIHWVDNGVDTGKVIKQVRVPRLADDTIDSFEARIHENEYKLYPEVLESLGVEKK; translated from the coding sequence ATGAAAAAAATCGCAGTTTTTGCGAGTGGTAATGGGTCAAATTTTCAAGTCATTGCGGAGCAATTTCCAGTTGAATTTGTCTTTTCAGACCACCGAGATGCATATGTCTTAGAACGTGCAGAAAAACTCGGTGTGACAGCTCATGCTTTTGAGCTCAAAGAATTTGACAATAAAGTAGCTTACGAAGAGGCTATTGTTACTTTGCTTGAAAAATATGATATTGATTTGATTTGCCTAGCTGGTTATATGAAGATTGTTGGTCCGACTTTACTAGCAGCTTACGAAGGTCGTATCATTAATATTCACCCAGCTTATCTGCCAGAATTTCCAGGTGCTCATGGTATTGATGATGCTTGGGAAGCAGGTGTTGACCAGTCTGGTGTTACTATTCACTGGGTTGACAATGGCGTTGACACGGGAAAAGTGATTAAACAAGTCCGTGTGCCTCGTCTGGCTGATGATACCATTGACAGTTTTGAAGCTCGTATTCATGAAAATGAGTATAAACTCTACCCAGAAGTTTTAGAGAGCTTAGGAGTTGAGAAAAAGTAG
- the purK gene encoding 5-(carboxyamino)imidazole ribonucleotide synthase: MNSTKTIGIIGGGQLGQMMAISAIYMGHKVVTLDPAADCPASRVSDMIVAPYDDVEAMRELAKRCDVLTYEFENVDADALDVVVKEGQLPQGTDLLRISQNRIFEKDFLAKTAGVKVAPYKVVTSSLDLEDIDLSKKYVLKTATGGYDGHGQIVIKSVENLADANKLANSCECVLEEFVNFDLEISVIVSGNGKDMTVFPVQENIHRNNILSKTIVPARISDELAQKAQAMAVQIAEKLELSGTLCVEMFATPDDIIINEIAPRPHNSGHYSIEACDFSQFDTHILGILGLPLPRIYLHQPAVMLNVLGQHMEKAQAYVQENPSAHLHLYGKLEAKHNRKMGHITLFSDEPDTIAEMGEGMDF, encoded by the coding sequence ATGAACTCGACTAAAACAATCGGTATTATCGGTGGTGGACAACTTGGGCAAATGATGGCTATTTCAGCTATCTATATGGGGCATAAAGTGGTTACTTTGGACCCCGCAGCAGATTGCCCAGCTTCACGTGTGAGTGATATGATTGTGGCACCTTACGATGATGTTGAAGCTATGCGTGAACTAGCAAAACGCTGCGATGTGCTCACTTATGAGTTTGAAAATGTTGATGCGGATGCTTTGGATGTGGTTGTCAAGGAAGGGCAATTACCGCAAGGAACTGATTTGCTTCGTATTTCGCAAAACCGTATCTTTGAAAAAGACTTTCTAGCTAAAACAGCAGGTGTGAAAGTAGCACCGTACAAGGTCGTCACATCAAGTCTTGACCTTGAGGATATTGATTTATCTAAGAAATACGTTTTAAAAACAGCAACTGGCGGTTATGATGGTCATGGTCAAATCGTGATTAAATCAGTTGAAAACTTAGCTGACGCTAACAAATTAGCCAATTCTTGCGAATGTGTTTTGGAAGAATTTGTGAATTTTGACCTTGAAATTTCAGTGATTGTTTCAGGAAATGGCAAGGATATGACCGTTTTTCCAGTACAAGAAAATATTCATCGCAATAATATCTTATCTAAAACAATTGTACCAGCTCGCATTTCTGATGAACTTGCTCAAAAAGCGCAGGCTATGGCTGTTCAAATCGCTGAAAAACTGGAATTATCTGGTACACTTTGTGTCGAAATGTTTGCGACACCTGATGATATCATCATCAATGAAATTGCACCACGTCCCCATAATTCAGGACACTATTCAATTGAAGCCTGTGATTTTTCACAATTTGACACACATATTTTGGGAATTCTCGGCTTGCCACTTCCAAGAATTTACCTCCATCAACCAGCTGTTATGCTGAATGTTCTTGGGCAACACATGGAAAAAGCACAAGCTTATGTGCAAGAAAATCCTAGCGCTCACCTCCACCTTTATGGTAAACTAGAGGCAAAACATAACCGCAAAATGGGACACATTACTTTGTTTAGTGATGAACCAGATACCATTGCGGAAATGGGGGAAGGAATGGATTTTTAA
- the purM gene encoding phosphoribosylformylglycinamidine cyclo-ligase, producing MTKNAYAQSGVDVEAGYEVVARIKKHVARTERAGVMGALGGFGGMFDLTKTGVKEPVLISGTDGVGTKLMLAIKYDKHDTIGQDCVAMCVNDIIAAGAEPLYFLDYIATGKNEPAKLEQVVAGVAEGCVQSGAALIGGETAEMPGMYGEDDYDLAGFAVGVAEKSQIIDGSKVSDGDLLLGLASSGIHSNGYSLVRRVFADYTGEEVLPELEGKKLKEVLLEPTRIYVKAVLPLIKEELVNGIAHITGGGFIENVPRMFADDLAAEIEEDKVPVLPIFKALEKYGNINHEEMFEIFNMGIGLMLAVSPDKVERVKELLDEPVYELGRIVKKADASVVIK from the coding sequence ATGACAAAAAATGCTTATGCTCAATCTGGTGTTGATGTTGAAGCGGGTTATGAAGTTGTTGCACGTATCAAAAAACATGTTGCGCGTACTGAACGTGCAGGTGTTATGGGAGCTCTTGGTGGCTTTGGTGGTATGTTCGACCTTACAAAAACTGGTGTGAAAGAACCTGTTTTGATTTCAGGAACTGATGGTGTGGGAACAAAACTTATGCTTGCCATTAAATACGATAAACACGATACAATCGGTCAAGACTGTGTTGCCATGTGTGTTAATGACATCATTGCAGCTGGTGCGGAACCACTTTACTTCCTAGATTACATTGCAACTGGTAAAAATGAACCTGCAAAACTTGAACAAGTCGTTGCAGGTGTTGCTGAAGGTTGTGTTCAATCTGGCGCAGCTCTTATCGGTGGTGAAACTGCTGAGATGCCTGGTATGTATGGTGAAGATGATTATGATTTGGCTGGTTTTGCAGTAGGTGTTGCTGAAAAATCACAAATCATTGATGGTTCAAAAGTTTCTGATGGTGATCTTCTTCTTGGACTTGCTTCAAGTGGGATTCACTCAAATGGTTATTCACTTGTCCGTCGTGTTTTTGCTGATTACACAGGTGAAGAAGTGCTTCCTGAACTTGAAGGCAAAAAATTAAAAGAAGTTCTTCTTGAACCAACACGTATCTACGTTAAAGCGGTGCTTCCACTTATCAAAGAAGAATTGGTTAACGGTATTGCTCACATTACTGGTGGTGGTTTTATTGAAAATGTCCCACGTATGTTTGCGGATGATTTAGCTGCTGAAATCGAAGAAGATAAAGTTCCTGTTCTTCCAATTTTCAAAGCTCTTGAAAAATACGGTAACATCAACCACGAAGAAATGTTTGAAATCTTCAACATGGGTATTGGTTTGATGTTGGCAGTTAGCCCTGATAAGGTCGAGCGCGTGAAAGAATTGCTTGACGAACCAGTTTACGAACTTGGTCGTATTGTTAAAAAAGCTGATGCAAGTGTGGTGATTAAATAA